In Planctomycetia bacterium, one DNA window encodes the following:
- a CDS encoding glycosyltransferase family 4 protein, whose protein sequence is MPESTPSEPRLCVCHIFDEEWAHACIHSLRYLLLGLVDAAVETLLVMPAGRTLPTPPAGPIALLTCEQGNWLTRRAQARRIVARIREKLAAMKSTGPVIAHGFGPRSLPIAAEIIAGRDGAVVLTLDGAESHALPHLGIKLEHPPTILAPTPPIARRLSTVHVAPRVEIAPLGVPAADRVAAFDDESAEIALIFAGRLTPAARIDLLLRALKRLLATLPHAMLFLAGKGPAEPALRQLADALGIASNVIFVGRVEPIRSVLRSADVFCIPHWDGRWCEEVIEAMAAGLAIVAPENGPIESLRHGQSALLFPESDEFRLAEYLERMTQDRATARRLAAEAQNACRAEHQVSRMVQQHLAVYRSLASRGKTLKLDTNR, encoded by the coding sequence ATGCCGGAGTCAACGCCATCCGAGCCGCGCCTCTGCGTCTGCCACATCTTCGACGAAGAATGGGCCCATGCCTGCATTCATAGCCTGCGCTACCTCCTACTGGGGCTCGTCGACGCCGCCGTCGAAACGCTCCTCGTCATGCCCGCAGGCCGCACGCTTCCCACACCGCCGGCCGGTCCCATCGCGCTTTTGACCTGTGAGCAAGGCAACTGGCTCACGCGCCGCGCGCAGGCCCGGCGGATCGTCGCCCGAATCCGCGAGAAACTGGCAGCCATGAAATCCACCGGCCCGGTCATCGCGCACGGCTTCGGGCCGCGGTCTCTCCCCATTGCGGCCGAGATCATCGCCGGACGCGACGGCGCGGTCGTGCTGACGCTCGACGGCGCCGAATCTCATGCCTTGCCGCACCTGGGAATCAAACTCGAGCACCCGCCAACGATTCTCGCGCCGACGCCGCCCATCGCCCGAAGATTAAGCACGGTTCACGTCGCGCCCCGCGTCGAGATCGCGCCCCTCGGCGTCCCGGCCGCCGATCGCGTCGCCGCCTTTGACGACGAATCGGCCGAAATCGCCCTGATCTTCGCCGGTCGCCTGACCCCGGCGGCCCGGATCGACTTGCTCCTCCGCGCGCTGAAGCGCCTGCTTGCAACGCTGCCACACGCCATGCTTTTCCTCGCGGGCAAAGGTCCCGCCGAACCGGCCCTGCGACAGCTCGCCGACGCCCTCGGAATCGCCTCAAATGTCATCTTTGTCGGACGCGTCGAGCCGATTCGATCCGTCCTGCGATCCGCCGATGTCTTCTGCATCCCGCACTGGGACGGCCGATGGTGTGAAGAAGTCATCGAGGCCATGGCGGCGGGACTGGCCATCGTCGCACCGGAAAACGGACCCATCGAGTCGCTTCGCCACGGCCAATCTGCCCTCTTGTTCCCCGAGAGTGATGAGTTTCGACTGGCCGAATACCTGGAGCGAATGACGCAGGATCGCGCGACGGCCCGCCGGCTCGCGGCCGAAGCACAGAACGCCTGCCGGGCCGAGCATCAGGTCAGCCGGATGGTGCAACAACATCTCGCCGTGTACCGATCGCTGGCATCGCGCGGGAAGACGCTCAAGCTGGACACCAACCGATAA